GCTTACATCGTTTACCAGGTGAACATCGGCCTCTCGCAGGGCTCCTCGATCCTGGTGAGTCGCACCGTCGGGCAAGGGGATCAGCACGCGGTCGCCGGCATCGCCCGGCGCACTTTCGCGCTCGGCTTCGGCTTCATGACGGTGGTGGGACTGGTGTACGTGGTGGTCCCGGGTGCGGTGCTCGCGCCGTTCCTCGGCGCGGACCGCGACGACACCGCGGTGGTCGCAGCGGCGTCGACGCTGCTGTGGTTCGCGATCGTCCAGCAGTACTGCAAGGGTTCGCAGAATCTGTGCATCGGCCTGCTGCGCGGCATCGGAAACACCAAGGCGGGCATGCAGAGCACATTGATCGGCTACTTCGTGCTCGGTGTGCCCGCGATGGCGCTGTTCGCGTTCACGCTCGATTTGCGCGGGCCAGGGATCTGGCTGGGCTTGTGCGTGGGCTTCGGTACCACCGCGATCCTGGTGTGGCGCAGGTTTCTGCGCGGGGTCGCCGAGTTGACCGCGGCCGCACGGGAACCCGTGCCCGTCACCGGATGAACGGGAGGAATACGGCAAAGCGTATGAAACCGGCTGTACCGCTGGGATTCTCGGGTACGTTGCGTTGAGTTCATCGACAGTCCGGCAATTCGGGCAATCGACGGCAATTGTTCAGCATCGATCGGTGGTGAACGTGGTCCAGATCACCGGATCGGCAGCACCTGTTGATCTTTCTCTGCGGCGTCACCGCACCTCGGGTAGGGTCGGCGCGGATCGCGAAATTCTGCTCGACAGCCCTGGCGGAAAGGTCGGCCGACACGATGTGCGCAGCGGGGCCGTTCAGCGGACTCAACCGCAGACAATTCCTAGCGAAGGCGGCCGCGGCCGGTGCGGTGGGCGCGTTGGCCTCCTGGGCCGACCCGATCATCCAGCGGGCCTACGCCGCCGACCCGGCGGGCACGGGCGGGCTCGGCGATATCGAGCATTTCGTGCTGCTGATGCAGGAGAACCGTTCCTTCGACCACTATTTCGGCACATTGTCGGGCGTCCGCGGCTTCGACGACCCGTCGCAATCCTGGCGGCAGTACGGGTGGACGCCCGGAATCGGCCCCACGCCCGACGGTTTCGTGCATCCGTTCCGGCTCGACACCACCCGCGGCGCCACGCTGGACGGCGAATGCATCAACGATCCGGATCATTCCTGGGGCGGCATGCATCGCGCCTGGAACGGCGGCCGCAACGACGGGTGGATGCCGATGTCGGTGGACAGCGTCGGCCCGGCGAACGCACCCGCCGCGATGGGTTACTACCTGCCGGAAGACATTCCGATCCATACCGCGCTCGCCGACGCCTTCACGCTGTGTGACAACTACCACTGCTCGGTGCTCGGACCCACCGATCCGAATCGGCTGTACTGGATCAGCGCGACTATCGATCCGGACGGCTACGCGGGCGGTCCGCTGGTACGGACGCCGACGCTCATCCCGCAGCACGTGTACAGCTGGCGCACCTACCCGGAGAACCTCACCGAGGCCGGGGTGAGCTGGAAGATCTACAACAACCGCGATGTCGGCCCGCTGTCCTCGGTGCTCCTGGACGGCATGCTCGGCTGCTTTACCCAATCTGCCGACCCTGCTTCGGATTTGGCGCGCCGCGGGATGGCGCCGGTGTACCCCAA
This genomic stretch from Nocardia brasiliensis ATCC 700358 harbors:
- a CDS encoding phospholipase C produces the protein MCAAGPFSGLNRRQFLAKAAAAGAVGALASWADPIIQRAYAADPAGTGGLGDIEHFVLLMQENRSFDHYFGTLSGVRGFDDPSQSWRQYGWTPGIGPTPDGFVHPFRLDTTRGATLDGECINDPDHSWGGMHRAWNGGRNDGWMPMSVDSVGPANAPAAMGYYLPEDIPIHTALADAFTLCDNYHCSVLGPTDPNRLYWISATIDPDGYAGGPLVRTPTLIPQHVYSWRTYPENLTEAGVSWKIYNNRDVGPLSSVLLDGMLGCFTQSADPASDLARRGMAPVYPNDFQADVANDTLPAVSWVIPSLLNCEHPALPAAFGAFGIVQLLDILTANPKVWEKTALIISYDENGGFFDHVTPPTAPPGTPGEFLTVPLDRVEAADGTAGPIGLGYRVPALVISPYTRGGLVASETFDHTSQLRLLEARFGVDVPNLTAWRRGVTGDMTSTFDFGSAPNSAKPVLPDPKPKMDAAIAQCGPNVALGTATAGVPYPVPPNAMPTQQPGTRRRPSGLIRA